Proteins encoded together in one Olsenella timonensis window:
- a CDS encoding ABC transporter permease subunit, which translates to MANAILTPEEEMALRKPIDDRVGAIQAKVDALRVDGTDKVVALEGSIDDAKRDKILTRDERDRAIATYQKDLATAKSVEAKNKSQVDALIKEATDYLSAHYEKDYLAAVRQSCAAERVVAKQNYDKHLAKLEKEHQANLAKLSDSAEVKDENYVYKNRRFDAKLEYEKALQLIKDREHEAFTHRYHLIDMLRMSKFTFAENQAQRWENYKYTFDRRQFLLRNGLYIAILAVFIGLCIAAPIVKNTQLLTPNNVLNILQQASPRMFLALGVAGLILQTGTDLSIGRMVGMGMTASTIIMHQGINTGTVFGVAFDFTSVPVVGRIVLALVVCIVLCVFFATIAGFFTAKFKMHWFISTMANMLIIFGLLTYATKGVSFGSIETSIPNMVIPRIGGFPTIILWAIAAIAIVWFIWNKTTFGKNMYAVGGNPEAAAVSGINVFWVMLGTFMLAGVLYGFGSWLECLRMTGSGSAAYGQGWETDAIAACVVGGVSFTGGIGKISGVTIGVLIFTALTYSLTILGVDTNLQFVFSGVIILLAVTLDCLKYIQKK; encoded by the coding sequence ATGGCAAACGCAATTCTCACGCCCGAGGAGGAGATGGCCCTGCGCAAGCCGATCGACGACCGCGTCGGCGCCATCCAGGCTAAGGTCGACGCCCTGCGCGTCGACGGAACGGACAAGGTCGTTGCGCTCGAGGGCTCGATCGACGACGCCAAGCGCGACAAGATCCTCACCAGGGACGAGCGCGACCGCGCCATCGCGACCTACCAGAAGGACCTCGCGACGGCAAAGTCCGTCGAGGCCAAGAACAAGTCCCAGGTAGACGCCCTCATCAAGGAGGCGACCGACTACCTCTCCGCCCACTACGAGAAGGACTACCTCGCCGCGGTCAGGCAGTCCTGCGCCGCCGAGCGCGTCGTCGCCAAGCAGAACTACGACAAGCACCTCGCCAAGCTCGAGAAGGAGCACCAGGCCAACCTCGCCAAGCTCTCCGACAGCGCCGAGGTCAAGGATGAGAACTACGTCTACAAGAACCGCCGCTTCGACGCTAAGCTCGAGTACGAGAAGGCGCTGCAGCTCATCAAGGACCGTGAGCACGAGGCGTTCACCCACCGCTACCACCTGATCGACATGCTGCGCATGTCGAAGTTCACCTTCGCCGAGAACCAGGCGCAGCGCTGGGAGAACTACAAGTACACGTTCGACCGTCGCCAGTTCCTGCTGCGCAACGGCCTCTACATCGCCATCCTCGCCGTCTTCATCGGCCTGTGCATCGCGGCGCCCATCGTCAAGAACACCCAGCTGCTGACGCCCAACAACGTGCTCAACATCCTGCAGCAGGCTTCGCCGCGCATGTTCCTCGCCCTCGGCGTCGCCGGCCTGATCCTCCAGACGGGCACCGACCTCTCGATCGGCCGTATGGTGGGCATGGGCATGACCGCCTCGACGATCATCATGCACCAGGGCATCAACACCGGCACGGTCTTCGGCGTCGCGTTCGACTTCACCTCCGTCCCCGTCGTCGGGCGCATCGTGCTCGCCCTCGTCGTCTGCATCGTGCTCTGCGTGTTCTTCGCCACGATTGCCGGCTTCTTCACGGCCAAGTTCAAGATGCACTGGTTCATCTCGACAATGGCAAACATGCTGATCATCTTCGGCCTTCTGACCTACGCCACCAAGGGCGTCTCCTTCGGCTCGATCGAGACCTCGATTCCCAACATGGTCATCCCCAGGATCGGCGGCTTCCCGACGATCATCCTGTGGGCAATCGCCGCCATCGCCATCGTCTGGTTCATCTGGAACAAGACCACGTTCGGCAAGAACATGTACGCGGTGGGCGGCAACCCCGAGGCCGCTGCCGTCTCCGGCATCAACGTCTTCTGGGTCATGCTCGGCACCTTCATGCTCGCCGGCGTCCTCTACGGCTTTGGCTCCTGGCTCGAGTGCCTGCGCATGACCGGCTCCGGCTCCGCGGCATACGGCCAGGGCTGGGAGACCGACGCCATCGCGGCCTGCGTCGTCGGCGGCGTCTCCTTCACCGGTGGCATCGGCAAGATCTCGGGCGTCACGATCGGCGTTCTCATCTTCACCGCGCTGACCTACTCGCTCACGATCCTCGGCGTCGACACGAACCTCCAGTTCGTCTTCTCCGGCGTCATCATCCTGCTCGCCGTCACCCTCGACTGCCTGAAGTACATCCAGAAGAAGTGA
- a CDS encoding ATP-binding cassette domain-containing protein — protein sequence MPCRIVYGAERAVRGCLGSRWARGALRGHMCQKAGVTLGTTASLSSTGRRERRIISSSFDRNEGADMSDAALEVRDLRFGYGDVPVWEDVSFSLAAGRVAFLTGPNGAGKSTLFRCLAGWLEPDEGEVLLGGAPFTGRTRLAPGTLAFVPDVPSFYDDLTAMEHVEFVLAANRADSARPRAQRLLERFGLVGHERLLPSAYSRGMREKLALVLALALRPRVLLLDEPHGPLDREASLALSDELAAAAREGTAVLLSCHHDVPGLAPDLSLELAGGALRATEA from the coding sequence ATGCCATGCCGAATCGTATACGGAGCTGAACGCGCGGTTCGTGGATGCCTGGGTAGCCGATGGGCGAGAGGCGCGCTTCGAGGCCACATGTGCCAAAAAGCCGGCGTGACTCTGGGAACCACGGCAAGCCTCAGCTCAACCGGTCGCCGTGAGAGGCGTATCATCTCGTCATCGTTTGATCGCAACGAGGGGGCTGACATGTCCGACGCGGCGCTCGAGGTACGCGACCTCCGTTTTGGCTACGGCGACGTCCCGGTGTGGGAGGACGTCTCCTTCTCGTTGGCCGCGGGACGGGTCGCGTTTCTGACCGGTCCCAACGGTGCGGGCAAGTCCACGCTCTTCCGCTGCCTCGCGGGATGGCTCGAGCCCGACGAGGGCGAGGTCCTTCTCGGCGGGGCGCCCTTCACCGGACGCACGAGGCTCGCTCCCGGCACGCTCGCGTTCGTGCCGGACGTGCCGAGCTTCTACGACGACCTCACCGCGATGGAGCACGTGGAGTTCGTGCTTGCCGCCAACAGGGCGGACTCGGCTCGTCCCCGTGCGCAGCGCCTGCTCGAGCGCTTTGGCCTCGTCGGGCATGAGCGCCTGCTGCCCTCGGCGTACTCGCGCGGGATGCGGGAGAAGCTCGCGCTGGTGCTCGCGCTCGCGCTTCGACCGCGCGTGCTGCTGCTCGACGAGCCTCACGGTCCGCTCGACCGCGAGGCGTCGCTCGCGCTCTCCGATGAGCTTGCGGCTGCGGCGCGCGAGGGGACGGCCGTGCTCCTGAGCTGCCACCATGACGTCCCCGGGCTCGCGCCCGACCTCTCCCTCGAGCTCGCGGGCGGGGCGCTTCGTGCCACCGAGGCCTGA
- a CDS encoding sugar ABC transporter ATP-binding protein: protein MADKQDDIILSIQGMSKSFGRNRVLNHIDLNVRRGTVMGLMGENGAGKSTMMNCLFGTYQKDEGTILLNGKEVAFSGPKDALENGIAMVHQELNQCLDRNVKDNLFLGRFPTNAFGMVDEGRMRKEAADLFRKLGLTVNLNTPMRNMSVSQRQMCEIAKAISYNAQVIVLDEPTSSLMTQEVEKLFAMMRMLKEQGISLIYISHKMDEIFEICDDVSVLRDGELVMTKRIEDTDMNELIAAMVGRSLDNRFPPVDNTPGEPILSIQHLSTKYAPNLSDITFDVRKGEIFGLYGLVGAGRTELLETIFGIRTRASGRVYFRDHLMNFSSAQEAMDYGFALITEERKANGLFLKGDLTFNTTIANLGHYKSGIALSKPRMVSATNEEIKTMHTKCMGPEDLISSLSGGNQQKVIFGKWLERAPQVFLMDEPTRGIDVGAKYEIYELIIKMAKEGKTIIVVSSEMPEILGITNRIGVMSNGRLSGIVNTKETNQEELLRLSAKYL, encoded by the coding sequence TTGGCTGACAAGCAAGATGACATCATCCTGTCGATCCAGGGCATGAGCAAGTCGTTCGGGCGCAACCGCGTCCTGAACCACATCGACCTCAACGTTCGGCGCGGCACCGTCATGGGCCTCATGGGCGAGAACGGCGCGGGCAAGTCCACGATGATGAACTGCCTGTTCGGCACCTACCAGAAGGACGAGGGCACCATCCTGCTCAACGGCAAGGAGGTCGCCTTCTCCGGGCCCAAGGACGCTCTCGAGAACGGCATCGCGATGGTGCACCAGGAGCTCAACCAGTGCCTGGACCGCAACGTCAAGGACAACCTGTTCCTCGGTCGCTTCCCCACGAACGCCTTCGGCATGGTCGACGAGGGGCGCATGCGCAAGGAGGCGGCCGACCTGTTCCGCAAGCTCGGGCTCACGGTCAACCTCAACACGCCGATGCGCAACATGTCGGTCTCCCAGCGCCAGATGTGCGAGATCGCAAAGGCCATCTCCTACAACGCCCAGGTCATCGTCCTGGACGAGCCCACCTCCTCGCTCATGACCCAGGAGGTCGAGAAGCTCTTTGCGATGATGCGCATGCTCAAGGAGCAGGGCATCTCGCTGATCTACATCTCCCACAAGATGGACGAGATCTTCGAGATCTGCGACGACGTCTCGGTCCTGCGCGACGGCGAGCTGGTCATGACCAAGCGCATCGAGGACACCGACATGAACGAGCTTATCGCCGCCATGGTCGGTCGCTCCCTCGACAACCGCTTCCCCCCGGTGGACAACACGCCCGGCGAGCCCATCCTCTCCATCCAGCACCTCTCCACGAAGTACGCCCCCAACCTCTCCGACATCACCTTCGACGTCCGCAAGGGCGAGATCTTCGGCCTCTACGGCCTCGTCGGCGCGGGACGCACCGAGCTTCTGGAGACGATCTTCGGCATTCGCACGCGCGCCTCGGGCCGCGTCTACTTCCGCGACCACCTCATGAACTTCAGCAGCGCCCAGGAGGCCATGGACTACGGCTTTGCCCTCATCACGGAGGAGCGCAAGGCGAACGGCCTGTTCCTCAAGGGAGACCTGACGTTCAACACCACGATCGCAAACCTGGGCCACTACAAGTCCGGCATCGCCCTCTCCAAGCCGAGGATGGTCAGCGCCACCAACGAGGAGATCAAGACGATGCACACCAAGTGCATGGGGCCCGAAGACCTCATTTCGTCGCTGTCCGGCGGCAACCAGCAGAAGGTCATCTTCGGAAAGTGGCTCGAGCGCGCCCCGCAGGTCTTCCTGATGGACGAGCCGACCCGCGGCATCGACGTCGGTGCCAAGTACGAGATCTACGAGCTCATCATCAAGATGGCGAAGGAGGGCAAGACCATCATCGTGGTCTCCTCCGAGATGCCCGAGATTCTCGGCATCACCAACCGCATCGGCGTAATGTCCAACGGCAGGCTCTCCGGCATCGTCAACACCAAGGAGACGAACCAGGAGGAGCTCCTGCGCCTCAGCGCCAAGTATCTGTAA
- a CDS encoding substrate-binding domain-containing protein, with translation MDLTRRNFVRVCGLGLAGAGTVALVGCGGESTDQPAEDGGDAATGNAAKPVVFFNRQPSNSTTGELDMDTLNFNENTYYVGFDATQGGDLQGEMVLAHIKAHAAELDRNGDGVIGYVLAVGDIGHNDSIARTRGTRKALGTGIEVDGNIDPTPIGTNVDGSSTLVQDATITADDGKEYTIRELASQEMKNQSGATWDAATAGNAIQSWSSAFGDQIDVVVSNNDGMGMSMFNAWSKEQGVPTFGYDANSDAVAAIAEGYAGTISQNPAVQAYLTLRLLRNVFDGADINTGIATEDDAGNVIAEADYVYNEDERSYYAMNIAVTAENYEDYLDATTLYATAQSQLDESAHPNKSVWLNIYNAADNFLSATYQPLLEKYDDLLNLTVEYIGGDGQTESNITNRLGNPDQYDGFAINMVKTDNGASYTSLLA, from the coding sequence ATGGATCTGACTCGTCGCAACTTCGTGAGGGTCTGCGGCCTCGGTCTCGCCGGAGCCGGTACCGTTGCGCTCGTCGGCTGCGGTGGCGAGAGCACCGACCAGCCTGCCGAGGACGGCGGCGACGCCGCCACCGGCAACGCCGCCAAGCCGGTCGTCTTCTTCAACCGTCAGCCGTCCAACTCCACCACGGGCGAGCTCGACATGGACACCCTGAACTTCAACGAGAACACCTACTACGTCGGCTTTGACGCCACGCAGGGCGGCGACCTCCAGGGCGAGATGGTCCTCGCTCACATCAAGGCCCACGCCGCCGAGCTCGACCGCAACGGCGACGGCGTCATCGGCTACGTCCTCGCCGTCGGTGACATCGGCCACAACGACTCCATCGCCCGTACGCGCGGCACCCGCAAGGCGCTCGGCACCGGCATCGAGGTCGACGGCAACATCGACCCGACCCCGATCGGCACCAACGTCGACGGCTCCTCCACCCTCGTCCAGGACGCCACCATCACCGCCGACGACGGCAAGGAGTACACCATCCGCGAGCTCGCCTCGCAGGAGATGAAGAACCAGTCCGGCGCCACCTGGGATGCCGCCACGGCCGGCAACGCCATCCAGTCCTGGTCCTCCGCGTTCGGCGACCAGATCGACGTCGTCGTCTCCAACAACGACGGCATGGGCATGTCCATGTTCAACGCCTGGTCCAAGGAGCAGGGCGTCCCGACGTTCGGCTATGACGCCAACTCCGACGCCGTCGCGGCCATCGCCGAGGGCTACGCGGGCACCATCTCCCAGAACCCCGCCGTCCAGGCCTACCTCACCCTGCGCCTGCTCCGCAACGTCTTCGACGGCGCCGACATCAACACCGGCATCGCCACCGAGGACGACGCGGGCAACGTCATCGCCGAGGCTGACTACGTCTACAACGAGGACGAGCGCTCCTACTACGCGATGAACATCGCCGTCACGGCCGAGAACTACGAGGACTACCTCGACGCCACCACGCTCTACGCCACCGCGCAGAGCCAGCTCGACGAGTCCGCTCACCCCAACAAGAGCGTCTGGCTGAACATCTACAACGCCGCGGACAACTTCCTCTCCGCGACCTATCAGCCGCTCCTCGAGAAGTACGACGACCTGCTCAACCTCACGGTCGAGTACATCGGCGGCGACGGCCAGACCGAGTCCAACATCACCAACCGCCTCGGTAACCCCGACCAGTACGACGGCTTCGCCATCAACATGGTCAAGACCGACAACGGCGCTTCCTACACCTCGCTTCTCGCGTAG
- a CDS encoding indolepyruvate oxidoreductase subunit beta, which translates to MSTNVILAGVGGQGAVLASKLLARAAMGRGLPVKTAETIGMAQRGGSVFSHVRMGEGVRSPLVGRGRADAIVAFEPAEAVRQLPFLRPGGMVVTSDAPVIPASASTGGPAYDLPAIMSYLRERVGEKNLVVVDAVAAEAALDTARALNVVLLGAAARSGAFGPVTVDDLVSAVRASVKPAFVDLDVRALNL; encoded by the coding sequence GTGAGCACCAACGTCATCCTCGCCGGCGTGGGCGGCCAGGGCGCCGTCCTCGCCTCCAAGCTCCTCGCCCGCGCCGCGATGGGGCGCGGCCTCCCCGTCAAGACCGCCGAGACCATCGGGATGGCGCAGCGAGGCGGGTCGGTCTTCAGCCACGTGCGGATGGGGGAGGGCGTCAGATCGCCGCTCGTGGGGCGCGGCCGCGCTGACGCGATCGTCGCGTTCGAGCCTGCCGAGGCGGTGCGCCAGCTGCCGTTCCTGCGTCCGGGCGGGATGGTCGTCACGAGCGACGCCCCGGTGATCCCCGCGTCCGCGTCGACCGGCGGACCCGCCTACGACCTGCCGGCTATCATGTCCTACCTGCGCGAGCGCGTGGGCGAGAAGAACCTCGTCGTCGTGGACGCCGTGGCGGCGGAGGCCGCGCTCGACACCGCCCGGGCGCTGAACGTCGTCCTTCTCGGCGCCGCCGCCCGCTCCGGCGCGTTCGGTCCCGTCACCGTGGACGACCTCGTCTCCGCGGTTCGTGCCTCCGTAAAGCCCGCCTTCGTCGATCTAGACGTTCGCGCCCTCAACCTCTAG
- the iorA gene encoding indolepyruvate ferredoxin oxidoreductase subunit alpha: protein MHREFLMGNEAMAVGALAAGVNVVAGYPGTPSTEVLEAAAKRRGEDVYVEWSVNEKAALEVAAGAAYAGARALVTMKQVGLNVASDPLMSLSYIGVKGGMVVLVADDPGPISSQTEQDTRTFAAYAKLPILDPSSPSEAYAMMGEAFALSEELRCPVIVRPTTRVDHGYEGVEVADPEEWERHEPDGFVRDPSRWVIFPALSVRAHAAIEARDAALSQRLSSYARNTVHQTAGPDARPRLGVATHGISATYVAENLGERDDVRVLRVATPYPFPEPLAAEFLDGLDEVLCVEELDPVIERALVATCGRRGLSVKIRGKLTGDIQPSGENTVEGVGAALDRFLGRGAEEGDAAPVPAPPQLPVRPPVLCAGCPHRASFYAVKRAMRGRKTLFCGDIGCYTLGNAKPLDMVDTCLCMGAGINIAQGVTHVEPDTAAFAFVGDSTFFASGITGVVNAFYNQANMTLVVLDNSTTAMTGHQPHPGTGRTMMGQVVEKVSIERVLRAVGLTIVETVDPLDLDAAVSTVRRVADEPGVKAIVFRSPCVVLAKPRATSAVDADRCVGCQRCVRELGCPALVPDAAAGKVRIDAAQCTGCTLCEQVCPTHAISGGERL from the coding sequence ATGCATCGAGAGTTCCTGATGGGCAACGAGGCCATGGCCGTGGGCGCGCTCGCCGCCGGCGTGAACGTGGTGGCTGGCTATCCCGGCACGCCGTCCACCGAGGTCCTTGAGGCCGCGGCAAAGCGGCGCGGCGAGGACGTCTACGTGGAGTGGTCGGTCAACGAGAAGGCCGCGCTCGAGGTCGCTGCCGGCGCGGCCTATGCCGGCGCCCGCGCGCTCGTGACCATGAAGCAGGTTGGCCTCAACGTTGCCTCCGACCCGCTCATGAGCCTCTCCTACATCGGCGTCAAGGGCGGCATGGTCGTGCTCGTGGCCGACGACCCCGGCCCCATCTCCTCGCAGACCGAGCAGGACACGCGCACCTTCGCCGCCTACGCCAAGCTGCCGATCCTCGACCCGTCGAGCCCGTCCGAGGCCTACGCGATGATGGGGGAGGCGTTCGCGCTCTCCGAGGAGCTGCGCTGCCCCGTGATCGTGCGGCCCACGACGCGCGTCGACCACGGCTACGAGGGCGTGGAGGTCGCGGACCCCGAGGAGTGGGAGCGCCATGAGCCCGACGGCTTCGTCCGTGACCCGTCGCGCTGGGTCATCTTCCCGGCGCTCTCCGTGCGCGCCCACGCCGCCATCGAGGCGCGCGATGCCGCGCTCTCCCAGCGCCTTTCCAGCTACGCGAGGAACACGGTCCACCAGACGGCCGGGCCGGACGCACGTCCGCGCCTCGGCGTCGCCACGCACGGCATCAGCGCCACCTACGTCGCCGAGAACCTCGGCGAGAGGGACGACGTCCGCGTCCTGCGCGTGGCGACCCCGTACCCCTTCCCCGAGCCCCTGGCGGCCGAGTTCCTCGACGGCCTCGACGAGGTCCTCTGCGTGGAGGAGCTCGATCCCGTGATCGAGCGCGCCCTCGTCGCCACCTGCGGCCGCCGCGGCCTCAGCGTCAAGATCCGCGGCAAGCTCACCGGCGACATCCAGCCCTCCGGCGAGAACACCGTCGAGGGCGTGGGGGCCGCCCTCGACCGCTTCCTCGGCCGTGGCGCCGAGGAGGGTGACGCTGCGCCTGTTCCGGCGCCCCCGCAGCTCCCCGTTCGCCCGCCCGTCCTCTGTGCCGGATGCCCGCATCGCGCGAGCTTCTATGCCGTCAAGCGCGCCATGCGCGGCCGCAAGACGCTCTTCTGCGGAGACATCGGCTGCTACACCCTCGGCAACGCCAAGCCGCTCGACATGGTTGACACGTGCCTGTGCATGGGTGCGGGCATCAACATCGCGCAGGGCGTGACGCACGTGGAACCGGACACCGCGGCGTTTGCCTTCGTCGGCGACTCCACCTTCTTCGCCTCCGGCATCACCGGCGTGGTGAACGCCTTCTACAACCAGGCAAACATGACGCTCGTCGTACTCGACAACTCCACCACCGCCATGACCGGCCATCAGCCGCACCCGGGCACGGGCCGGACCATGATGGGCCAGGTCGTGGAGAAGGTCAGCATCGAGCGCGTGCTGCGCGCCGTCGGCCTCACGATCGTGGAGACGGTCGACCCGCTCGACCTCGACGCCGCCGTGTCCACGGTGCGCCGCGTCGCCGACGAGCCCGGCGTCAAGGCCATCGTCTTCCGGAGCCCGTGCGTGGTCCTCGCCAAGCCGCGTGCCACGAGCGCGGTTGACGCCGACAGGTGCGTCGGCTGCCAGCGCTGCGTGCGCGAGCTCGGCTGCCCGGCGCTCGTGCCGGACGCCGCTGCCGGCAAGGTCCGCATCGACGCCGCGCAGTGCACGGGCTGCACCCTCTGCGAGCAGGTCTGTCCCACGCACGCCATATCGGGAGGGGAGCGCCTGTGA
- a CDS encoding ThiF family adenylyltransferase, producing the protein MAETATDRLRLVVGDEGLERLGEARVAVIGLGGVGSSCAEALVRGGVGHLVLLDRDVVAPSNINRQALAFTSTLGRPKAEVMRAMALDINPEADVTAVTAFLDKDALPQQMAELGHLDYVVDAIDTVAQKLRLAAWCQERGVPELSAMGGANKLDPCRLRFARIEDTVNCPLARVMRKECRRRGIRGLRVLFSDEEPVRMEAISDERWMREGPLLGTMSYLPPIMGQMLASRVIRDLLGWE; encoded by the coding sequence GTGGCGGAGACGGCGACGGACAGACTGAGACTCGTCGTCGGCGACGAGGGGCTCGAGCGGCTGGGCGAGGCGCGCGTGGCCGTGATCGGCCTCGGCGGCGTGGGCTCCTCCTGCGCGGAGGCGCTCGTCCGCGGCGGCGTGGGCCACCTCGTCCTTCTCGACCGCGACGTTGTGGCGCCGAGCAACATCAACCGCCAGGCGCTCGCGTTCACGAGCACGCTCGGCCGGCCCAAGGCCGAGGTCATGCGTGCCATGGCTCTCGACATAAACCCCGAAGCAGACGTCACGGCCGTGACCGCGTTTCTCGACAAGGACGCGCTCCCCCAGCAGATGGCCGAGCTCGGACACCTGGACTACGTGGTCGACGCCATCGACACCGTCGCCCAGAAGCTGCGCCTGGCAGCCTGGTGCCAGGAGCGCGGCGTGCCCGAGCTCTCCGCGATGGGCGGTGCCAACAAGCTCGACCCGTGCCGGCTGCGCTTCGCACGCATCGAGGACACCGTCAACTGCCCGCTCGCGCGCGTCATGCGCAAGGAGTGTCGCCGCCGCGGCATCCGGGGGCTGCGGGTGCTCTTCTCGGACGAGGAGCCCGTGCGCATGGAGGCCATCTCAGACGAACGCTGGATGCGCGAGGGGCCGCTTCTGGGCACGATGAGCTACCTGCCGCCGATCATGGGCCAGATGCTCGCGAGCCGCGTGATACGCGACCTCCTGGGCTGGGAGTAG
- a CDS encoding phenylacetate--CoA ligase family protein — protein MRINESQLKLVNSQVQRLVASGNYFGRRLQEAGVTEVLTEGDFLALPFSEKEDLRNCYPLGVSAVDEREIVRIHSSSGTTGTPVIIPYTAKDVDDWAEQFRRCYELAGITSEDRIQITPGYGLWTAGIGFQAGAEKLGAMAVPMGPGNTEKQLQFMVDLKTTVIGATSSYALLLAEEVERRGMRDQIALRKGVIGSERWGKKMRDRVKAGLGIDVYDIYGLTEVYGPGIGISCDAEDGMHYWDDYLYIEIVDPATGEPLPDGEWGEIVITTLVKEGAPLIRFRTHDLSRIIPGECPCGSPFPRIDSLQGRSDDMVKIHGVNVFPRQIEEILQTFPALSSEYQIRLSHLEGRDTMRIYVETDGTQDFLETADAVAHEVKRRVGFTPLVKVVELGVLPRSEKKTRRVFDERYE, from the coding sequence ATGCGCATCAACGAGTCCCAGCTCAAGCTTGTCAACAGCCAGGTCCAGCGTCTCGTGGCGTCGGGCAACTACTTTGGGCGCCGCCTCCAGGAGGCGGGCGTCACCGAGGTGCTCACCGAGGGGGACTTCCTCGCGCTGCCCTTCTCCGAGAAGGAGGACCTGCGCAACTGCTACCCGCTCGGTGTCTCCGCCGTCGACGAGCGAGAGATCGTGCGCATCCACTCGAGCTCGGGCACCACGGGCACCCCGGTCATCATCCCCTACACCGCAAAGGACGTCGACGACTGGGCCGAGCAGTTCCGCCGCTGCTACGAGCTCGCCGGCATCACCTCGGAGGACCGCATCCAGATCACCCCGGGCTACGGCCTGTGGACCGCGGGCATCGGCTTCCAGGCGGGCGCCGAGAAGCTCGGTGCCATGGCGGTGCCCATGGGACCCGGCAACACCGAGAAGCAGCTGCAGTTCATGGTCGACCTCAAGACCACCGTCATCGGCGCCACGTCGAGCTACGCGCTCCTGCTCGCCGAGGAGGTCGAGAGGCGCGGCATGAGGGACCAGATCGCCCTGCGCAAGGGCGTCATCGGCTCCGAGCGCTGGGGCAAGAAGATGCGCGACCGCGTGAAGGCGGGCCTCGGCATCGACGTCTACGACATCTATGGCCTTACGGAGGTCTACGGCCCCGGCATCGGCATCTCCTGCGACGCCGAGGACGGCATGCACTACTGGGACGACTACCTCTACATAGAGATCGTCGACCCCGCGACGGGCGAGCCGCTCCCGGACGGGGAGTGGGGCGAGATCGTCATCACGACGCTCGTCAAGGAGGGCGCGCCGCTCATTCGCTTCCGAACGCACGACCTCAGTCGCATCATCCCCGGCGAGTGCCCCTGCGGCAGCCCGTTCCCCCGCATCGACTCGCTCCAGGGCCGCTCCGACGACATGGTCAAGATCCACGGCGTCAACGTCTTCCCCCGCCAGATCGAGGAGATCCTCCAGACGTTCCCGGCGCTCTCGAGCGAGTACCAGATCCGCCTCTCGCACCTCGAGGGGCGCGACACCATGCGCATCTACGTGGAGACCGACGGCACCCAGGACTTCCTGGAGACCGCGGATGCCGTCGCGCACGAGGTCAAGCGCCGCGTCGGCTTCACCCCGCTCGTCAAGGTCGTCGAGCTCGGCGTGCTGCCGCGGAGCGAGAAGAAGACCCGCCGGGTGTTCGACGAGAGGTATGAGTAG